From the genome of Delphinus delphis chromosome 8, mDelDel1.2, whole genome shotgun sequence, one region includes:
- the VWCE gene encoding von Willebrand factor C and EGF domain-containing protein, whose amino-acid sequence MWAGLLLRAACVALLLPGTPARGYTGRKTPGHFGAERRRLGPHVCLSGFGSGCCPGWAPSMGSGHCTLPLCSFGCGSGICIAPNVCSCQDGEQGPTCPEAHGPCGEYGCDLTCNHGGCQEVARVCPVGFSMTETAIGIRCTDVDECLSSSCEGHCVNTEGGFVCECGPGMQLSADRHSCQDTDECLGTPCQQRCKNTIGSYRCSCRTGFHLHGNRHSCVDVNECRRPLERRVCHHSCHNTVGSFLCTCRPGFRLRADRVSCEAFPKAVLAPSAILQPLQHPPKMLLLLPEAGRPALSPGHSPPSGAPGPPTGVRTTRLPSPTPALPTSSASALTQLLSAPMATPVPSPSPLGTLRPPSRIQEKVVVTPSLPRGPEATQLAPGPSACWHLGAMHESGSRWTEPGCSQCWCEDGEVTCEKVTCEAACSHPIPSGDGGCCPLCTGCFHSGVIRAEGDVFSPPNQNCTVCVCLAGNVSCISPECPPGLCQASLKSDCCTCVPVRCYFHGQWYADGAVFSGGGDECTTCVCQNGEVECSFTPCPELDCPREEWWLGPGQCCFTCREPAPMTGCSLDDNGVEFPVGQIWSPGDPCELCICQADGSVSCKRTDCVDSCPHPIRIPGQCCPDCSAGCTYTGRIFYNNQTFPSVLDPCLSCICLLGSVACSPVDCPITCSYPFHPDGECCPVCRDCNYEGRKVGNGQVFTLDDEPCTQCICQLGEVSCEKTPCQQACSDPSTPPRDCCSFCPDSLEESRGLSPRGDVELSKVARTPRGDPEALLNCSSCPGPPAVSPRRPALQLLQLLLRTNLSDMQTIPVSPSGAQALPSPPLGPGGMFPGEPGASQPPWPSPGPSIPPGASSLPPASPGAPGPPPVTPEPSSSASGAHTASRQPSLPATIRRRASALSMMGPSPSEAPVTILRPRRLSPATSRLSAALAATASPGPQEPTMGPSQEESTV is encoded by the exons ACGCCGGCTGGGCCCCCACGTCTGCCTCTCGGGGTTCGGGAGTGGCTGCTGCCCTGGCTGGGCGCCCTCCATGGGCAGTGGACACTGCACCCTTC CCCTCTGCTCCTTTGGCTGCGGGAGTGGCATCTGCATCGCTCCCAATGTCTGCTCCTGCCAGGATGGAGAGCAAGGGCCCACCTGCCCAG AAGCCCATGGACCCTGTGGGGAGTACGGCTGTGACCTCACCTGTAACCATGGTGGCTGTCAGGAGGTGGCCCGAGTGTGTCCCGTGGGCTTCTCGATGACAGAGACAGCTATCGGCATCAGGTGTACCG ACGTCGATGAATGTTTAAGCTCCTCTTGTGAGGGCCACTGCGTGAACACGGAAGGCGGGTTCGTGTGCGAGTGTGGGCCGGGCATGCAGCTGTCTGCTGACCGCCACAGCTGCCAAG ACACTGATGAATGCCTTGGGACCCCCTGCCAGCAGAGATGTAAAAACACCATTGGCAGCTACAGGTGTTCCTGTAGAACTGGCTTCCATCTGCACGGCAACCGGCACTCCTGCGTAG ATGTAAACGAGTGTCGGAGGCCACTGGAGAGGCGAGTCTGTCACCATTCTTGCCATAACACCGTGGGCAGCTTCCTGTGCACCTGCCGACCTGGCTTCAGGCTCCGAGCTGACCGAGTGTCGTGTGAAG CTTTCCCCAAAGCCGTGCTGGCCCCATCTGCCATCCTGCAGCCCCTGCAGCACCCCCCTAAGATGCTACTGCTGCTTCCAGAGGCAGGCCGGCCCGCCCTCTCCCCAGGGCACAGCCCTCCTTCTGGGGCTCCAGGGCCCCCAACTGGAGTCAGGACCACACGACTGCCATCTCCCACACCTGCACTACCCACGTCCTCTGCTTCTGCCCTGACGCAGCTGCTGTCTGCCCCAATGGCCACCCCAGTGCCTAGTCCCTCTCCGTTGGGGACCCTCAGACCTCCCTCACGAATCCAGGAGAAGGTGGTGGTGACCCCTTCCTTGCCCAGGggccctgaggccacacagctggcaCCAGGGCCCTCTGCCTGTTGGCACCTGGGAGCCATGCATGAGTCCGGGAGCCGCTGGACAGAGCCTGGCTGTTCCCAGTGCTGGTGCGAG GATGGGGAGGTGACCTGTGAAAAGGTGACGTGTGAAGCTGCTTGTTCTCACCCGATTCCCTCCGGAGATGGGGGATGCTGTCCATTGTGTACAG GCTGTTTTCACAGTGGCGTCATCCGGGCTGAAGGGGACGTGTTTTCACCTCCCAACCAGAACTGCACTGTCTGTGTCTGTCTG GCTGGAAATGTGTCCTGCATCTCCCCCGAGTGTCCTCCCGGCCTCTGTCAGGCCTCCCTGAAGTCGGATTGCTGTACTTGTGTGCCAG TGAGATGCTATTTCCATGGCCAGTGGTATGCAGACGGGGCTGTGTTCAGTGGTGGTGGTGACGAGTGTACCACCTGTGTCTGCCAG AACGGGGAGGTGGAATGTTCCTTCACGCCATGTCCAGAACTGGATTGCCCCCGTGAGGAGTGgtggctgggccctgggcagtgCTGCTTCACCTGCAGGGAACCCGCACCCATGACAG GCTGCTCTCTGGACGACAACGGGGTTGAGTTTCCGGTCGGACAGATCTGGTCTCCCGGTGACCCCTGTGAGTTATGCATCTGCCAG GCAGATGGTTCAGTGAGCTGCAAGAGGACAGACTGTGTGGACTCCTGCCCTCACCCGATTCGGATCCCCGGGCAGTGCTGCCCTGACTGTTCGGCAG GCTGCACCTACACAGGTAGAATCTTCTACAATAACCAGACCTTCCCGTCCGTGCTGGACCCGTGTCTGAGCTGCATCTGCCTG CTGGGTTCGGTGGCCTGCTCGCCCGTGGACTGCCCCATCACCTGCTCCTACCCTTTCCACCCTGACGGGGAGTGCTGTCCAGTGTGCCGAG ACTGCAACTAcgaggggaggaaggtggggaacGGCCAGGTGTTCACCTTGGACGATGAGCCCTGTACCCAGTGCATATGCCAG CTGGGAGAGGTGAGCTGCGAGAAGACGCCCTGCCAGCAGGCCTGCTCGGACCCCTCCACGCCCCCCAGGGACTGCTGCTCCTTCTGTCCAG ATTCCCTGGAAGAAAGCCGGGGTCTCTCCCCTCGTGGAGACGTTGAGCTCAGCAAAGTGGCCCGGACCCCCCGTGGAGACCCTGAGGCCCTGCTCAACTGCAGCTCCTGCCCGGGGCCCCCAGCGGTGTCACCTCGGAGGCCAGCGCTGCAGCTCCTCCAGCTCCTCCTGAGAACAAACCTGTCTGACATGCAGACTATACCCGTGAGCCCCTCAGGAGCCCAGGCCTTACCCTCACCCCCTTTGGGGCCAGGGGGCATGTTCCCAGGGGAGCCCGGGGCCTCCCAGCCCCCTTGGCCCTCACCAGGGCCTTCAATCCCTCCAGGAGCCTCCTCTCTACCTCCGGCCTCTCCCGGGGCTCCCGGGCCACCTCCTGTTACTCCAGAGCCCTCGTCCTCGGCCTCCGGGGCCCACACAGCATCCAGACAGCCCTCTCTGCCTGCCACCATCCGGCGTAGAGCCTCAGCCCTTTCCATGATGGGCCCCAGCCCCTCAGAGGCCCCCGTCACTATCCTCAGGCCTCGCAGGCTCTCTCCAGCCACCTCCAGACTCTCTGCAGCCCTTGCAGCCACGGCCAGCCCTGGCCCCCAGGAGCCCACCATGGGGCCCTCACAGGAGGAGTCCACAGTGTAA